A stretch of the Pseudobacteriovorax antillogorgiicola genome encodes the following:
- the rplN gene encoding 50S ribosomal protein L14 yields MIQMESVLQSGDNSGAKVLKCFKVLGGSKKRFATVGDTIVVSVKEAIPNSKVKKGSVHKAVIVRTKKEILRPDGTTIRFDENAAVLVKGKDSDPVGTRIFGPVAREVRNKGYMRIASLAPEVL; encoded by the coding sequence ATGATCCAGATGGAATCAGTTCTCCAAAGTGGAGACAACTCAGGCGCGAAAGTCCTCAAGTGCTTCAAAGTACTTGGCGGCAGCAAGAAGCGCTTTGCGACTGTTGGCGATACGATCGTTGTTTCGGTTAAAGAAGCAATTCCCAACAGTAAAGTTAAAAAAGGTAGTGTTCACAAAGCTGTTATCGTTCGGACTAAAAAAGAAATTCTAAGACCAGACGGAACGACGATTCGCTTTGACGAAAATGCAGCAGTACTCGTAAAGGGTAAGGACAGCGATCCAGTTGGAACGCGTATCTTTGGCCCAGTTGCAAGGGAAGTTAGAAACAAAGGGTATATGCGGATTGCATCGCTTGCACCTGAAGTACTGTAA
- the rpsQ gene encoding 30S ribosomal protein S17: MSVQDANVKKSKPLQGVVTSDKMDKAGVCTVERMVRHTRYGKYVKRRTKIMFHDEKNQCKVGDSVLIIPSRPHSARKRFDLLKVVETAKA; this comes from the coding sequence ATGTCGGTACAAGATGCAAATGTAAAAAAGTCGAAGCCTCTGCAAGGGGTCGTTACTAGCGACAAGATGGACAAGGCTGGCGTTTGTACGGTCGAGCGCATGGTTCGTCACACACGCTACGGCAAGTACGTGAAGCGCAGAACAAAAATCATGTTTCACGATGAGAAGAACCAGTGCAAAGTCGGTGATTCGGTTCTCATCATCCCATCACGGCCACACAGCGCACGCAAGAGATTCGATCTTTTGAAAGTCGTTGAAACAGCTAAAGCTTAG
- the rpmC gene encoding 50S ribosomal protein L29, giving the protein MDVLKVTTEELRGAEAKDLRTAEEDVRKQLAELKMDIYSAAGNSVGTIRKLRKTLARIKTVQTEKARATNG; this is encoded by the coding sequence ATGGACGTTTTAAAAGTTACAACAGAAGAGTTAAGAGGAGCCGAGGCGAAGGATCTTCGCACGGCTGAAGAAGATGTTCGTAAGCAATTGGCCGAGCTCAAGATGGACATTTACTCCGCAGCCGGTAACAGTGTTGGAACAATTCGTAAGCTTCGCAAAACTCTAGCACGTATCAAGACAGTACAGACTGAAAAAGCGCGTGCTACTAACGGTTAA
- the rplP gene encoding 50S ribosomal protein L16 has protein sequence MLTPKRLKFRKQHKGRIKGKAQRGTHLAFGDYGIQAIESGKITSRQIEAARIAMTRHIKRGGKVWIKIFPDRPVTKKPLEVRMGKGKGSVDHYVAYVKPGRVLYEMDGVAPEVATEALKLAAAKLPVRTKLLMKSEDLWS, from the coding sequence ATGTTAACTCCAAAACGACTAAAGTTTAGAAAACAACACAAAGGTCGTATCAAGGGTAAGGCACAGCGCGGGACACACCTTGCGTTTGGTGACTATGGTATCCAGGCGATTGAAAGCGGTAAAATCACCTCTCGACAGATTGAAGCAGCTCGTATCGCGATGACTCGCCACATCAAACGTGGTGGTAAAGTTTGGATCAAGATCTTCCCTGATCGACCTGTTACTAAGAAGCCACTTGAAGTGCGTATGGGTAAAGGTAAAGGTTCAGTGGACCATTACGTTGCTTACGTGAAGCCAGGCCGTGTTCTATATGAAATGGACGGCGTTGCTCCTGAAGTAGCTACCGAGGCGCTCAAACTCGCTGCCGCAAAGCTTCCTGTACGCACGAAGCTTTTGATGAAATCGGAGGATCTTTGGTCATAA
- the rpsC gene encoding 30S ribosomal protein S3 — MGQKVNPIGFRTGISRPWASRWYARHDYAKFLQEDMRIREYIEKKFDSAGVSRVEIERAAANMRVNIYSSRPGIIIGKKGAGAESLKEQLVKICKIDSGDPSVNVYEVPKPDLDASLVAQSIKQQLQRRVSFRRAMKKSIGAAIKAGAKGIRVSCSGRLGGADMSRTERYREGRVPLHTLRADIDYGTSEALTTYGIIGIKVWIFKGEKLEG, encoded by the coding sequence GTGGGACAGAAAGTCAATCCAATTGGTTTTAGAACTGGCATTAGTAGACCGTGGGCTTCACGTTGGTATGCGCGTCACGATTATGCAAAGTTTCTTCAAGAAGACATGCGTATCCGTGAGTACATTGAGAAGAAGTTCGATAGCGCAGGCGTTTCTCGCGTAGAGATTGAGCGTGCTGCAGCAAATATGAGAGTGAACATCTACTCCAGCCGCCCCGGTATTATCATTGGTAAGAAGGGTGCTGGTGCTGAAAGTCTTAAAGAGCAGCTTGTGAAGATCTGCAAGATTGATTCTGGTGATCCGAGTGTCAATGTATACGAGGTTCCTAAGCCAGATCTTGATGCTAGTCTTGTAGCTCAAAGTATCAAGCAGCAGTTGCAACGCCGGGTTTCTTTCCGTCGCGCAATGAAAAAGTCTATCGGCGCAGCAATCAAAGCCGGTGCTAAAGGTATCCGTGTAAGCTGTTCAGGTCGCCTTGGTGGTGCTGACATGTCACGAACTGAGCGTTACCGTGAAGGACGAGTTCCTTTGCACACGCTAAGAGCTGACATCGACTATGGTACTTCTGAAGCTCTGACCACATACGGAATCATTGGCATCAAAGTTTGGATCTTTAAAGGTGAAAAACTTGAGGGTTAA
- the rplV gene encoding 50S ribosomal protein L22, with amino-acid sequence MEQQFKAILKNTRISARKARLVVDMVRGKPVSVALDTLKLTNRKAAPLVSKLIQSAMANATSSATVDVDRLVVSEVFVDEGATLKRYLPRAQGRATPIRKRSSHITVKLAEL; translated from the coding sequence TTGGAACAGCAATTTAAAGCAATATTGAAAAATACGCGAATCTCTGCTCGCAAAGCAAGACTTGTCGTAGATATGGTTAGAGGTAAGCCCGTATCAGTCGCTTTGGATACCCTAAAGTTGACAAACAGAAAAGCGGCTCCCTTGGTTTCCAAATTGATCCAGTCTGCTATGGCGAATGCCACTAGCTCTGCAACTGTTGATGTGGATCGTTTGGTTGTGTCAGAGGTATTCGTTGATGAAGGTGCGACTCTTAAGCGCTACCTACCTCGGGCACAGGGTCGAGCAACTCCTATCCGGAAGCGCTCATCACATATAACAGTGAAGCTCGCTGAGCTCTAA
- the rpsS gene encoding 30S ribosomal protein S19: MARSIKKGPFVDSYLFKKADQAAQDKKPIKTWSRRSTIVPEFVGLNFLVHNGKKFVPVFVTENMVGHKLGEFSPSRTYYGHTADKKGKR, translated from the coding sequence GTGGCTCGTTCTATTAAAAAAGGCCCATTTGTAGACAGCTATTTATTTAAAAAAGCTGACCAGGCCGCCCAAGATAAGAAGCCTATTAAGACTTGGAGCCGTCGCTCAACTATTGTTCCTGAATTTGTTGGCCTAAACTTCTTGGTTCATAACGGCAAGAAATTTGTTCCAGTATTCGTCACTGAGAACATGGTTGGTCATAAGCTGGGTGAGTTTTCGCCAAGTCGTACATACTACGGACATACAGCCGATAAAAAAGGTAAGAGATAG
- the rplB gene encoding 50S ribosomal protein L2, with product MAIKQFKPTSPSRRGASVVSYRDLDKVAPFGPLTVAKSRNGGRNNTGRITVRHKGGGARQHYRMIDFKRNKIDIPGKVEYIEYDPNRTAFIARILFVDGERRYILAPDGLKKGDQVITSEKVDVKPGNATALKNLPLGTVVHNIEMKAGKGGQMARSAGSSAQLVGRVDGYAQLKLPSGEMRRVREECYATVGSVSNSDHFNIDLGKAGRKRWKGVRPTVRGVAMNPVDHPHGGGEGRTSGGRHPVSPWAVPTKGHKTRRNKRTDKDIIRRRKKK from the coding sequence ATGGCAATTAAGCAATTTAAACCTACATCTCCTTCTCGACGAGGAGCCTCTGTAGTTTCTTATAGAGACCTAGACAAAGTTGCACCTTTCGGTCCTCTTACAGTGGCTAAAAGTCGTAACGGTGGTCGTAACAATACGGGTCGTATCACTGTTCGTCATAAGGGTGGCGGTGCAAGGCAACACTACCGAATGATCGATTTTAAGCGTAACAAGATTGACATACCTGGCAAGGTAGAGTATATCGAATACGACCCGAATAGAACGGCATTCATCGCTCGAATTCTTTTTGTTGATGGTGAGCGTCGATACATTTTGGCTCCAGATGGCCTTAAGAAAGGTGACCAAGTCATCACATCGGAAAAAGTAGATGTGAAGCCTGGTAATGCAACTGCTCTTAAGAATTTGCCCCTTGGTACTGTAGTCCACAATATTGAAATGAAAGCTGGTAAAGGCGGCCAAATGGCTCGTAGTGCTGGTTCTTCGGCTCAGTTGGTTGGACGAGTAGATGGATATGCTCAGCTCAAGCTTCCAAGTGGTGAAATGAGACGCGTACGCGAAGAGTGCTACGCAACTGTTGGTTCAGTTAGTAACTCAGATCATTTCAATATCGATCTTGGGAAGGCTGGTCGTAAGCGTTGGAAAGGCGTCAGGCCTACTGTTCGTGGTGTTGCCATGAACCCGGTTGATCACCCTCATGGTGGTGGTGAAGGACGTACTTCAGGTGGTCGTCACCCAGTATCTCCTTGGGCTGTGCCAACTAAAGGTCATAAAACTCGTCGAAATAAGCGCACTGATAAAGACATTATCAGACGTCGCAAAAAGAAATAA
- the rplW gene encoding 50S ribosomal protein L23 translates to MHPYSVIIKPVLSEKSNDVRENEGKYTFVIRRDATKEDVKKAVSKLWDVKVAKVQTLITRGKIKRRGMNFSKPTKTKKAVVTLAEGAKLPLFEEQ, encoded by the coding sequence ATGCATCCATATAGCGTCATCATTAAGCCTGTCCTTTCTGAAAAAAGTAACGACGTACGCGAAAATGAAGGCAAGTACACCTTTGTAATCCGTCGCGACGCGACTAAGGAAGACGTAAAGAAGGCTGTCTCTAAATTATGGGATGTCAAAGTAGCGAAGGTTCAAACTCTCATCACACGCGGCAAAATCAAGCGTCGAGGAATGAACTTTAGCAAGCCTACGAAAACAAAAAAAGCTGTGGTCACCTTAGCTGAAGGCGCCAAGCTTCCATTGTTTGAAGAGCAATAA
- the rplD gene encoding 50S ribosomal protein L4 → MQVAVKDITGKQVKSIDLPEAIYGLELNDHVLHHVVKAYRANRRQGTHATKTRSTVNGGGKKPFRQKGTGNARQGTSRSPHYPGGAVSHGPQPRDYTQKVNRKTKALALKVALSDKVRHGKFVVVDNFSVESYSTKKVVGALSALEASHALLADNVAADFLYKSTRNINGAAAKTTAELNVEDVLRYENFVISEQALEALNKRLGGAE, encoded by the coding sequence ATGCAAGTAGCAGTTAAAGATATTACCGGAAAGCAAGTTAAGTCGATTGACTTGCCAGAAGCTATCTACGGCCTCGAGCTTAACGATCACGTGCTTCATCATGTGGTTAAAGCCTACCGAGCGAACCGTCGTCAAGGAACTCATGCAACCAAGACACGTTCAACGGTAAACGGTGGTGGTAAGAAGCCTTTTAGACAAAAGGGAACAGGTAACGCTCGTCAAGGTACTAGTCGTTCTCCTCATTACCCAGGTGGTGCGGTTTCTCACGGCCCTCAGCCAAGAGACTACACACAAAAAGTAAATAGAAAGACAAAAGCGCTTGCTTTGAAAGTCGCTCTTTCTGACAAAGTTCGCCACGGTAAATTTGTGGTTGTTGATAACTTCTCTGTTGAGTCTTACAGCACAAAGAAAGTTGTTGGTGCTCTTTCTGCTCTAGAAGCTAGTCATGCACTTCTAGCAGATAACGTAGCTGCAGACTTCCTTTACAAGTCGACTCGCAATATCAACGGTGCGGCAGCAAAGACAACTGCTGAACTTAACGTTGAAGATGTGTTGCGCTACGAGAACTTTGTTATCTCTGAGCAGGCTCTTGAAGCTCTTAACAAAAGATTGGGAGGAGCTGAGTAA
- the rplC gene encoding 50S ribosomal protein L3, translating into MQGLIAKKVGMTRVLDEQGQMIPVTLLKVEDQQITKILTVDRDGYHGIQVGYYQKPERKLNKPDLTRLRKGGIEANFTRFKEYRFDSAVELELGSKLSADLLAEVKAVDVTGVTKGHGFEGSITRWGHKTGRRTHGSHFHRRPGSLGQRTTPGRVYKNKEMPGHMGSAQRTIQNLKVVDVDVEANVIALKGSVPGHRDGFVIVKPSTKLKESK; encoded by the coding sequence ATGCAGGGACTGATCGCAAAGAAAGTAGGAATGACCAGAGTTCTCGATGAGCAAGGTCAAATGATACCAGTAACCTTGTTGAAGGTTGAAGATCAACAAATCACAAAAATTCTAACTGTTGATCGCGATGGATATCACGGAATTCAAGTCGGCTACTACCAGAAGCCGGAAAGAAAGCTAAATAAGCCGGATCTTACAAGACTAAGAAAAGGTGGAATCGAAGCGAATTTCACACGCTTCAAAGAATACCGATTCGACTCAGCTGTTGAGCTTGAGTTAGGGTCAAAGCTAAGTGCTGATCTTCTTGCAGAAGTAAAAGCAGTTGATGTCACTGGTGTAACTAAGGGTCACGGTTTCGAGGGCTCGATTACACGCTGGGGACACAAGACTGGCCGAAGAACTCATGGTTCTCACTTTCATAGAAGACCTGGTTCACTTGGTCAAAGAACGACTCCCGGTCGCGTTTACAAGAACAAAGAAATGCCTGGGCACATGGGTTCTGCTCAAAGAACAATTCAGAATCTCAAAGTGGTAGATGTGGATGTTGAAGCGAACGTAATTGCTCTTAAGGGCTCTGTTCCTGGTCACAGAGACGGGTTTGTAATTGTTAAACCATCTACCAAGCTAAAAGAGTCCAAGTAA
- the rpsJ gene encoding 30S ribosomal protein S10 has protein sequence MSSQNIRIRLKGYDHRLLDQSAVEIVERAKRTGARVAGPIPLPTAINRYTVLRSPHVNKKSREQFEVRTHKRVLDIMDAKAQTIDALMKLDLAAGVDVEIKLY, from the coding sequence ATGAGCAGCCAAAATATTCGTATTCGTTTAAAGGGTTACGATCATAGATTGTTGGATCAGTCTGCGGTCGAAATTGTAGAGCGTGCCAAAAGAACCGGTGCTCGCGTTGCAGGTCCTATCCCGCTTCCGACAGCTATCAATCGATACACGGTACTACGTAGCCCACATGTAAACAAAAAGTCTCGTGAGCAATTCGAAGTTAGAACTCACAAGCGTGTCTTGGACATCATGGATGCCAAGGCGCAGACAATCGACGCACTCATGAAGCTAGACTTAGCTGCCGGTGTCGATGTCGAAATTAAACTTTATTAG
- a CDS encoding HD-GYP domain-containing protein codes for MNIDLYPQTRNSYDVFSVDRITDNSVTDFDLFLDLSETIILYAASGYKWLKDELESLLKNGYGEFLIRKKDSRKAGMYCQLNKIPKIDNELPPYERIKSIEQVGSQFVQCLYDGEITEACIGKAETIARSIANCVGEDKSCIKAISGLADHDYYTYFHSIRVSTYAVAIATEMGLTDEAKIQEIAIGGIFHDIGKKDVGLDIVNKSGALTDEEWTKMRSHPQYGHESIRDSALEFVPQEIILHHHEKLDGSGYPHGMDKKNLLPEVQIATLADVFDALTSTRSYQNKRSRFEALDFMKHKMIGAKLPVEPFKALISCLK; via the coding sequence ATGAATATAGATCTTTACCCGCAGACAAGAAATAGTTACGACGTATTTTCAGTCGATCGGATTACCGATAACTCTGTCACTGATTTCGACCTCTTCCTGGACCTTTCAGAAACCATCATACTTTACGCGGCTTCAGGATACAAATGGCTCAAGGATGAACTTGAGTCACTCTTGAAAAACGGCTACGGGGAGTTTCTCATCCGTAAGAAGGACTCTCGCAAGGCTGGGATGTATTGCCAGCTTAATAAAATTCCCAAGATAGACAATGAGCTTCCTCCGTATGAACGAATTAAGTCCATCGAACAGGTTGGTTCTCAGTTCGTGCAATGCCTCTACGACGGAGAAATCACTGAAGCTTGTATCGGCAAGGCAGAAACCATCGCTAGGAGCATCGCCAACTGCGTAGGCGAAGACAAAAGTTGTATCAAGGCTATTTCTGGGCTAGCGGATCATGACTATTATACTTATTTCCATAGTATCCGGGTATCCACCTATGCCGTAGCAATTGCTACGGAAATGGGCCTCACGGACGAAGCAAAGATTCAGGAGATCGCCATCGGAGGAATTTTCCATGACATTGGCAAGAAGGATGTAGGCCTCGATATTGTTAATAAAAGCGGTGCATTAACTGACGAGGAGTGGACCAAAATGAGATCTCATCCGCAATACGGGCACGAATCAATCCGGGACTCTGCCCTGGAATTCGTCCCACAAGAAATCATTCTCCACCATCATGAAAAGCTAGACGGCAGCGGTTATCCCCACGGCATGGACAAGAAAAACCTGCTTCCCGAAGTACAGATAGCAACCTTAGCCGATGTATTTGACGCTCTCACATCGACGCGCTCGTACCAGAACAAACGATCTCGATTCGAAGCTCTCGACTTCATGAAACACAAGATGATAGGGGCAAAGCTTCCCGTAGAACCATTTAAGGCCCTAATATCCTGCCTTAAATAA
- a CDS encoding peptidylprolyl isomerase produces MKKGKEEIVDRVYSELKDGLDFSKAVRVYSDSESGRENGGKMPPVLLKDLAPVFRQAIEGLDEKQFTAPVKVGPGAYFFYLEKKEFAGNDEFRKVKGQLGQRLRQEQIGDQTMKWIENQRRRSEIKIID; encoded by the coding sequence GTGAAAAAAGGCAAAGAGGAAATTGTCGATCGCGTCTATAGCGAACTTAAAGATGGTCTCGACTTTTCGAAAGCGGTGCGCGTTTATTCTGATAGTGAAAGCGGGCGTGAGAACGGTGGGAAGATGCCTCCTGTTCTCTTGAAGGACCTAGCACCGGTTTTTCGTCAGGCCATCGAAGGTTTGGATGAAAAGCAGTTCACAGCACCTGTAAAAGTTGGTCCGGGTGCTTATTTCTTCTATCTAGAGAAAAAGGAATTTGCTGGAAATGATGAGTTCCGCAAGGTTAAAGGACAGCTTGGTCAGCGTTTACGCCAGGAGCAGATTGGAGATCAAACCATGAAGTGGATCGAGAATCAGCGGCGGCGCTCAGAAATAAAGATCATCGACTAG
- a CDS encoding peptidylprolyl isomerase, with protein sequence MLKKYLYGSITILFFGFGVYFWKILNTGIYIPDSDDLSYDRFANNKNLLVVGDKAITYDDVEWEYNLLTQGLIDDSDLTSIPEVYNREEQLKALRERLVANLIERKLLFEFIEQDSDFNLSDPARYTDCVGDWQKTIDQNNEFFLAATDKERLKNRLCERDIILQYLNERIFAQVEVTDKEVADYYSANIKSFEFPKRVVIRQIVLASENEAKRVRHRVRVHNFERYAREMSITPEAENGGLLGPFAKGDMPRIFDVAFSMRRGEIRGILKSTYGFHIIKLEKKLPKSKLSLGEARPKIELELRKQKQEKEYQKWVELALSAVPVESPKPL encoded by the coding sequence ATGTTAAAAAAGTATCTTTACGGCTCGATCACCATTCTTTTCTTTGGTTTTGGGGTCTATTTTTGGAAAATTTTAAATACTGGGATCTATATTCCCGATTCCGACGATCTCTCCTACGATCGATTTGCGAATAACAAAAATTTGCTTGTGGTTGGCGATAAGGCGATCACATATGACGATGTTGAGTGGGAGTATAACCTTCTTACCCAGGGTCTCATCGACGATAGCGACCTAACATCCATTCCTGAAGTGTATAACCGCGAGGAGCAGCTAAAAGCTCTAAGAGAGCGCTTGGTTGCAAACTTGATCGAACGCAAGCTTCTCTTTGAGTTCATCGAGCAAGACAGCGATTTTAACCTTTCAGATCCTGCGCGTTACACAGATTGTGTCGGTGATTGGCAGAAAACGATCGATCAGAACAACGAATTTTTCTTGGCAGCAACTGACAAAGAAAGGCTTAAAAATAGGCTTTGCGAGCGGGATATCATTCTTCAGTACCTGAATGAAAGGATCTTTGCCCAGGTTGAGGTCACGGACAAGGAGGTTGCTGATTATTACTCTGCCAATATTAAGAGCTTCGAGTTTCCTAAGCGGGTTGTGATACGTCAAATTGTTTTGGCTTCAGAGAACGAGGCCAAGCGAGTACGGCACCGGGTGCGGGTCCATAATTTCGAGCGTTACGCTCGTGAAATGTCGATCACACCAGAAGCAGAGAATGGCGGTCTGCTAGGGCCATTTGCCAAGGGGGATATGCCACGTATCTTTGATGTAGCTTTTTCCATGCGCCGGGGAGAAATTAGAGGCATCCTCAAATCGACCTATGGTTTCCATATAATAAAGCTTGAAAAAAAACTCCCAAAGTCCAAACTGAGCCTAGGAGAGGCAAGGCCTAAGATCGAATTAGAATTGCGCAAGCAAAAGCAGGAAAAGGAATACCAGAAATGGGTAGAATTGGCACTCAGTGCGGTTCCCGTAGAATCGCCCAAGCCATTGTAA